Proteins encoded in a region of the Leopardus geoffroyi isolate Oge1 chromosome E2, O.geoffroyi_Oge1_pat1.0, whole genome shotgun sequence genome:
- the MON1B gene encoding vacuolar fusion protein MON1 homolog B, translating into MEAGGDTTAPPPGDVEDLEDTRFPSEMAGDGGGLREDPPDPGDGDQEETESETKDQPPGLLSPLPQSGAPSCTCGLWDPAVSENSPTGGPESGSGGQGGDPSDEDWRSKRKHVFVLSEAGKPIYSRYGSVEALSTTMGVMTALVSFVQSAGDAIRAIYAEDHKLVFLQQGPLLLVAVSRTPQSAAQLRGELLAVHAQIVSTLTRASVARIFARKQNYDLRRLLAGSERTLDRLLDSVERDPGALLLGAVRCVPLARPLREALGALLRRCTAPGLALSVLAIGGRLVTAAQERTVLAECRLDPADLQLLLDWVGAPAFAAGEAWAPVCLPRFNPDGFFYAYVARLDAMPVCLLLLGTDPEAFHDMATCRRLVEEGMHTLGATRALREAASFSSAPASSAPAYSVQAVGAPGLRHFLYKPLDIPDHHRQLPQFTSPELEAPYGREEERQRLSDLYHRLHARLHSSSRPLRLIYHVAERETLLAWVTSKFELYTCLSPLVTKAGAILVVTKLLRWVKKEEDRLFIRYPPKYSTPPAAPAASTDQPSHNGLFTGP; encoded by the exons ATGGAGGCTGGAGGTGACACTACTGCCCCACCCCCTGGGGACGTGGAGGACTTGGAGGACACTCGGTTTCCCAGTGAGATGGCAGGAGACGGTGGAGGGCTTCGCGAAGACCCACCGGATCCTGGAGACGGGGACCAGGAGGAAACAG AATCCGAGACAAAGGACCAGCCACCCGGCCTGCTGTCACCACTGCCCCAGTCAGGGGCCCCATCATGCACCTGTGGGCTCTGGGATCCCGCAGTCTCTGAGAATAGTCCCACAGGTGGCCCTGAGAGTGGCTctgggggccagggtggggacCCCAGTGACGAGGACTGGCGCAGCAAGCGGAAGCACGTGTTTGTGCTGAGCGAGGCAGGCAAGCCCATCTACTCGAGGTACGGCAGTGTGGAGGCACTGTCCACGACCATGGGCGTGATGACAGCCCTCGTGTCCTTCGTGCAGAGTGCAGGAGATGCCATCCGTGCTATCTACGCCG AGGACCACAAGCTGGTGTTCCTACAGCAGGGCCCACTGCTGCTGGTGGCCGTGTCAAGGACTCCACAGTCGGCAGCCCAGCTGCGGGGGGAGCTGCTGGCTGTGCACGCACAGATAGTGAGCACGCTGACACGCGCAAGCGTCGCCCGCATCTTCGCGCGCAAGCAGAACTACGACCTCCGCCGCCTGCTGGCCGGTTCAGAGCGCACGCTCGACCGGCTTCTGGACAGTGTGGAACGCGACCCCGGTGCCCTGCTCCTGGGCGCGGTGCGCTGCGTGCCCCTGGCGCGCCCACTGCGGGAAGCACTGGGCGCGCTGCTGCGCCGCTGCACGGCACCCGGcctggctctgtctgtgctgGCGATCGGAGGGCGACTGGTGACGGCAGCTCAGGAGCGGACCGTGCTGGCCGAGTGCCGCCTGGACCCGGCCGACCTCCAATTGCTGCTCGACTGGGTGGGGGCGCCGGCCTTTGCAGCAGGAGAGGCATGGGCGCCTGTGTGCCTGCCCCGCTTCAACCCCGATGGCTTCTTCTACGCCTACGTGGCTCGCCTGGATGCCATGCCTGTCTGCCTGCTATTGCTGGGCACCGACCCTGAGGCCTTCCATGACATGGCCACCTGCCGGCGCCTGGTGGAAGAGGGCATGCACACCCTCGGGGCCACGCGTGCCCTCCGGGAGGCTGCCAGCTTCTCTAGTGCCCCAGCAAGCAGTGCCCCTGCCTACAGTGTGCAGGCTGTGGGAGCACCCGGCCTCCGCCACTTCCTCTATAAGCCGCTGGATATCCCCGACCATCACCGCCAGCTGCCTCAGTTTACCAG CCCTGAGCTGGAGGCCCCGTACGGCAGGGAAGAGGAACGGCAGCGCCTGTCGGACCTGTACCACCGCCTGCACGCGCGCCTTCACAGCTCCTCCAGACCCCTGCGCCTCATTTACCACGTGGCCGAGAGGGAGACGCTGCTGGCCTGG GTGACTTCCAAATTTGAACTCTATACCTGCCTCAGCCCCCTGGTGACAAAGGCTGGTGCCATCTTGGTAGTGACCAAACTCCTGCGCTGGGTGAAGAAAGAGGAGGACCGGCTCTTCATTCGTTACCCACCCAAGTACTCCAcacccccagcagccccagctgcCTCTACAGACCAACCTTCCCATAATGGCTTGTTCACTGGACCTTGA